In the genome of Chloroherpetonaceae bacterium, the window CAAATAGCCGCATCGAATCGATGCGCTCACACGAGCTCCTTTCAAAGGCTGATGCAGTTGCAAGGTAAAAGGTCACGGAGGATTTGCAAAGATACCCCTCCGCTCACCGAAGTGAAGTCCTCTTACCTCGTCCGTATTAGTTACGGAAAGTCCACTGGGCAATGTAGGCCGAAGGGATAGGATTTTCGCCTGCGTTAGCTAATGTGAGCGCACCGCCCAAAAAGAGACTGTTACCATAGACAGCGAGGGCATCGACAGAACTATTGACTCCATTCCCCGTAGGGGTGGTCAGAGCACTCCAACTTGCACCGTTCCAGCGAGCAATGAAACTAGCTGGCACACTCCCTGCTTGCCCGAAAAAGCCTCCCACATATAGCTCACCCTGATAGACCGCAAGCGCATACACCGCCGTCAAAGTTGCATCATCACTACTGACTCCATTTTGGTCGCCTGTGCCCAGTGCATTCCATTTCGTACCGTTCCAGCGAGCGATGCGGTTGGCTTGAATGCTGCCCGCTTGCGTGAAGCTACCCCCTACATACAGCTCATTGTTATACACTGCCAAAGCATTGACTCGACTATTGACGCCGTTTTGGTTGCCTGCGCCAAGTGTATTCCATTTTGTGCCGTTCCAACGAGCAATGTAGTTAGCCGCTACACCCCCTGCCTGCGTAAATTCACCCCCTACATAGAGCTCACCCTGATAGACTGCAAGGGCAGAAACTGGTCTGTTTGCTCCATTCGCCGCACCAAAGCTTGTCGCCCAACTGCCTGTACCGCCTTGCATGGTTGTCTCCTTTGGCGTTACAATCGGTCTGCCTTTTGCAGTCAAATGCAGCACAAAGCCATCAAGGCTATACACACCATCTCTATCCAAGCATAGCGTGCCATCAGGATTCAAAATCTCCATCACCGACAGCTGCTCGGTGCTTTGGGCAATAAGAGGCTTTGCGCCTAAAAGAATCAGCGTTGTCAGTAGCAAGGAAACGTATCTCATACTTTTGGATAAGCACCTTGTTACTTGCAAACTTCCGCAGGTCAAGCAAAAATGTAACCAGCGACCGCAACTGGCTAAGCATCTTTCTCGACTTTCAGTTGTGTGTTTTCATATGAGCTTCTGGACAAACGGTCGCCTCAGTGGGAGAGGAGGCAATCGTTCAACACAGCTTACAGGAACATTTCAGGCTTCAAGCGCCGTGTAAAATAATGCATTGCGACATTTACCATCCATACCCAGTTGAATGGCTTCCCTTTCATTCGATACCAGATATTTTTCCACGAATACACTTCTTGCTGAATCTTGATAAAGGCACGCAAAAATTCTTCTTGCTCCATCTTGGCTGGCTTGTAGATGTAGTGATAGGTATCATATTTATCCCAGTTAAAGTGCCGAATGCGCGGTCGCATTTCTTCAAACCAAGGCGTGCCTGGGAAGGGCGTGGCGATGGTAAAAACTGGAAACTCAATTCGATTGCGCATAATAAAATCATATGTGCCCTGAAAACTTGCCATCGTATCGGTATCAAAGCCGAAGATAAAGTAGCCCTGAATGCCGATGCCTTGCCTATGCACATTTGCCACCACTTCATCGTAGCGATTGATACGGTTTGAGCCTTTATGGACGTATTTGATGGTCTCAGGCGTTACCGACTCAAAGCCAATGTTGAGAAGTTCGCACCCTGCTTCCTTTGCCAGTTCAGCGACTTTGGGGTCTTCCAAAAAGTTCATTGAGATATTTGCATTCCACTTCGCTCCCAGTCCCACCATTGCATTGAGCAGTTCCTCCATAAAGGCTGGACGAAAGCTAATGTTGTCGTCCATAAACGAAATGTGAATGTCTTTTTTGCCCAAGCGATTTTGGTGGAACTTGATTTCGTCAACCACGCGCTGTGTATCGCGGGTGCGGAACGACTTGCCATAAATCGTAGGCGTAGTGCAGAAGTTGCAGCCGACGGGGCAGCCTTTTGTTGCCAGAATTGGAATGCGGAAACTGTAATTCTTTGAATTCGGTGAGCGCAGGACGATGTTGAAATCAGGTCTCTCCATCTCGGTCATAGACTTGAAGGCGCCTGCGCGATACTGCGGTTTCATTGTGTCATTTTCCACATCACGGCATAGCTCGTCCCAAACTGACTCTACTTCGCCAAAGACCACACTGGTTGCGTGATGTTTAGCTTCATCAAAGAGCATTGTGGGATGCGTGCCACCTAAAATCACTCGCTTGCCCTGCGCCAGCGCCGCATCGGCAATTTGATACGCTTTGGAGACATTGAGCGTGCGTGCTGTAATTGCCACCACGTCGTAGGGTGAAAAATCCTCTGGCACTTTATCTCCGATGCGCTCATCGACAAATTCCACATCAAAATGTTTCTGTGCCAGTGTGCCAACCATCATTAGGTTTAGTGGAATGCTCACTTTGCCTGAGTCCACCATCAAGTTTGTGCGGCTCTTGGGCTGAATGAGTAGCCAACGCTTGCGGCGTGTCGGTTTTTTCTGAGCAGTAGGCAGAATCGTTACCTGCTCGGCGGGCACAAATCCATTCATAGAGTTGCTCCTTTTCGGCAAGGTTAAGGTTAATGGAATTTTTTTGAAAGATACGCACACCGTCTCCAAAGTCAAAGGACGATTTGGACGCAAATGGCTAAAAGTGCGACAGATACGAGCGAGCTACGACCCGTTGGCTTCTCCGTGCTGTTGCCTCACTCAAAGAAGTCCATCAGATTGGTGTCGATTCTGTATTTTTGCCAAAGACTGAAAATGGACAACGCATCACGGACATACCTGCCACCCACCGTGTTCCGACTGCTTTTGCTTCTTTTGGCAGCAGTGGTAGTGGTTGGCAAAACCGCTGAGGTGATGAGCATTTTCACCTCACCCACTGATGAAAATCTCTTTCAGGATACGCCTGAGGGCGTGCGCATTATGCACGTAACGCCGGGTGGTGTTTCCGACCAAGCTGGCATTCGAGTAGGCGACATTCTCACCGCCATCAACAATCAAACTTTTCAGAATGCCCGCGAAGCAAATGCGATTCTCAAGAGAACAAAGCCGGGCGATGTGCTTAGCTACACCATTCGCCGTGGTTCAGAGACGCTGGTGCTCAATGTTACCATTGCCCGTGTCGGCATTGATTGGGCGATTTTGCTCTCACTCCTTGTGATGGCGATGGCTGTGCTGGTTGCACTTTTTGTAGGCTTGCTTCGCCCGCAGCTCAAAGGGGCCCAACTGCTTTCGCTCTCTCTGCTCTTGCTCTCACCTGTCTTTGTCATTACAGGTTTAGGAAAAGGTGGCTTAGGTGGTGTGCTTTGGTGGACAGGAACGTTTCTGGCTGTGCCGCTTTCGCTGCATGCGTCATTGCACTACCCTGCCCCCAAGCGACAAGTGGCGGCGCAAGTGCGCTGCGTGCAGGCGGCTTATTTCATTAGCTTTTCTATCTGGCTTGCTTTGGTGTTGGTTCGTCCTTCTGCACTGGTCTTTATTGGTGTCAGCAGCATCTATGCCGCCTCTATGGCCGCGCTGGCACGTGAAATTGTCGTGCGGCACGACGCTGAGACCCAACGTTTCCAGCAATGGATTTGGCGCGCCTTTGGGCTTTTTGCTCTCTCTTACCACATCGGTTGGCTGCTTTTTGTGCTCTTCGGCAGAGAGTTTCTTTATGTGTTGTTGCTCTCGGTAGCCGTGCCCGTCGCATACTTCTACAGCATTACGAAGTATCGCTTCTTTGGCATCACGCGCATTATGAAGCGCGGGCTTACTTACAACATCGCCCTTGCCGCCTTGATTTTGCTAATTGCCGTGCTGAGCCTTAACACGATTGCCTTTCTGGTGAGCCTGCACTTTGAGCATCAAATTAGTGTGAAGTTTTCACCCGTGAGCGTAAAGATTTTCATTGACCAACAAATGCCTGCGGGCAATAAGGAAGGCGAGCGATTTTTGTATATCGCGTTTGGTGCTTTGCTCACGGTTGTCTGCTGGCTGCTTTTGCGCCAGTCTAAACGAATGCTGGATAAGTGGTTCTACCGCCAAGAGTATAACTACAAGCGCGCCCTCACAGAGCTATCTGAAATTTTAGCTGAGAAGATTACATCGGAGGAGCTGGCTGAATCGCTCTGCAAAGAAATCGTAAAGTATATGCAGCTGAAAGGGGCAGCGATATTTCTTCTCGAAAAAGGTCGCTATCGCCTCGCCTTTGCAGAAGGCAGTTGCAAGTCGCTTACCACGCGCAATATATCCATTCTTAATCTTCACGAGTTTGATCTTCAGTTTCCACAGCCGATTAGTGAATTTCTCTCGCCTGATAGCCCCAGTGCACTTCAGCTCCTACAAGAGGCAGACGTGCAACTCTTGGTGCCCCTTCTTATTAAGCAGAAGCCTGTGGGAATGATTCTTTTAGCCGAAAAGCGCTCTGAGGAAATCTACAAGGAAGATGACGTGCACTTTATTGACTCTCTGGCAAAGCAAGCGGCGGTCGCGTTTGAGAACGCTCGTCTGAATCGGGAAGCCAGCGACAAGCGCCGATTGAAGCGCGAGCTTGAATTTGCCCAAAAAGTGCAGCAAGAACTTTTGCCACGCCTATCAGAAGACACTCCAATTGCGGCCAACCTTCGCATTGCGACGGCTTACTTTTCCGTCGGTGAAGTTGGCGGCGACTACTACGATGTGCTTTATGATAAGCCTACTCCGTCTTCTGAGCCAGAAAGCCTGATGGTGCTGGTAGGTGATGTGGCTGGCAAAGGCATTTCAGCGGCAATGTATATGTCGCGCGTGCAAGGCATTGTGCGCACGCTCTATCACGGCGGACTTCGTGCTCCGAAAGCTCTGCTCGAGCAGCTCAACACGATGCTTTTTTCAAAGGACGCACGGCGCGCATTTGTAACGATGATTTGTGCACGCTTTACACCCAAAGCGAAAACGCTTGATGTCGCTCGTGCTGGACATCTCCCAATGATTTGGTATTCTGCGCACGAAAAGAAAGTGCACGTGGTGAAGCCGTCGGGCATCGCTATTGGGCTGGATTCTGGCAAGATTTTCGCTCACGCCCTTCAGACAGAGACGATTCACTACGACGAGCGTGATATTTTTGCTTTCTTTTCAGACGGCGTTACCGAAGCGAGAAATAAGGACGGTGAAGAATTCGGTATGGAACGGCTGATGGAGCTGATTGCACGCCATGCGACCCACTCTGCCAGCTACCTACGCGCTACCATTGAAAGCGAACTGATTGACTTTGTGGGCACCAGCGACCGCTTTGATGACATCACCTTGCTTATCATCAAGGCGGAGCCGATAACGACTGCACCGCCTCTTGAGAACAGTGCACACCCATCAACCAGTGAACCGCTCCCAGCACAGCTTTCAGGTCTACCGAATGACTGAGCCTGCTCGGATTCTCATCATACGCCTTAGCTCTATTGGCGATATTGTGCTGGCTACCCCCCTTGTGCGACAAGTGCGCACTCGCTTTCCACACGCCACCATTGATTTTCTCACCAAACCTGCTTTCGCAGAACTTTTGGCACATAATTCGCATCTTTCACACCTTTTTACCACTGAGAATTTTACCTCTGCTTATCGCTATGACCTTTGCATTGACTTGCAAAACAATTGGCGCTCCTACCGCTTGCGCCACCGCCTCGCTTCAAAGACATTTGTATACAGAAAGCAAAACTGGCGGAAGTTTTTGCTCGTTGCCTTTAAGTGGCGCTGGCAGCTGGATACGCGCCCTGTGCCTTTGCGCTACCTTTCTGCTTGTGCACCGCTTGGCCTTGTCGATGATGGTAAAGGCTGCGAGCTGTTTCTCTCCGATGCCCATAGAGCATTCGCCCAACGCTCGCTTGCAGCCTTGCCCACGCTTGCAGTCTGCTACGGTGCAAAGCACTTTACGAAGCGCTTTCCGCTAGAGAAACTTGCGCGGGTTCTTAATGCGCTGCAGCAAGCCGAGCCTCTACTTCAAGTCGTGCTCTTAGGGGGCAGGGAAGATGCGGTCCTCGGTCAAATGCTTACCCAACAGCTTACGCCCAGCCCGCTTGTGAAAAACTTTTCAGGACAGTGTTCGCTCTTAGAAAGCGCTGCGTTGATTGAACGCGCTGATGCTGTTCTAACCAACGACACGGGTCTAATGCATATTGCTGCCGCCTTTCAGAAGCGTCTCGTTGTTCTCTTTGGCTCATCGGTTCGCGAGTTTGGCTTTCTACCTTTTCGTGCCCCTTTCGAGCTGATAGAAAACCCTGTGGCAACATGTCGACCGTGCTCGCATATTGGGCGTTCTCACTGTCCAAAGGGGCACTTTAGGTGTATGAAGGAATTGGATGAGCAGGCTATTGTTGCGGCGGTGCGTCGGGCGTTAGGCTTAGGCGTGCCAGTGGCGTAGAAAAACAGAGCATGCGGCTTTTCATCGCACCTTCCCCATGCAGCACAAGGCGATCTGGGTAGACTTCGACAATGCCAAATGCATTACTGCCTTCGGGCGCCTCGACAAGGGCTTCCAGTGAAATGAAATGCACACCACGCTCTACGGTCTCCGCTCCTTTGTGGTAATGCCCATTGAACCAAACCGCTGAGTTAGGAGAAGAAAAAATTAGGCTCTGCACTTCAGCATAGTTCCAGAGGATGCCGTGCCCTTCATCGGTCGTTTGCCAATGCACAGGGAAGTGGCAGAGAAACACAATTCGCTCGCCACGCATTTCTGCCCAGCGAATTTCTGACTCCAACCAAGTTAGCTGCGTTTCACTAAGCGCGCCACACCACTCACGCATTGTTGGGTTTTGTGCTAAAAACTCTCTTGCTTTCTCACGCGCCTCCCCGTCACTCTCTATGCTGATATCCATTCCGTAGAGTGCAATGAAGCGAAATCCTTTGTGTGAAAAGGCGTAATACGGCTCATTCATCTGGAAGCGACGCAGCAGGTCTTCAAGGCGCACACTTAGGCAGTGATTGCCGATGAGATGAAAGCATGGCGCATCAGTGCGCTCCAGAATTGAGGCAATTAGTTGAAATTCACCATAGGTTTCAGCGCCGTTGCCATGCACGATATCGCCGAGCTGGACCACAAAAGCCAGCGACTGCCGATTCCAGTACTCTACTGCTGCTCTTAGCTTTTCGGGCACTTCCCTAAAGCGCAGCCTGCCTTGTGTTTCCAGATTGGCGTACTGAATGTCGGTGATAATTCCGAAGGAAAATAGCGGCGATGATTCTGACATATTGAATTTTTCTTGCTACGCCAAACACTCCAGCCGTAGAGCGACGTTTCCATACCCTTTCTGCCACTTTGCTTTTAAGACGGTGCTGTCCCCTCCCTCTCGCTTGCGCTCGAGCATTGCCGTCTGTGTCTTCTTATCGCCTATCGTGATTCACTTGACATCAATTCAAGTTTTTTTAACTTGCGTATTCTCAGAGCAACATTTTCAATCTCAAACCAGCCAAGTAACTATGACGCAGTTCAGTGAACAAAATGAAGTCTCGCAATCCCTCAGCATCTTCGCTGAACTTGAAAAGCACGACTACGAGCAGCTCATTTTTTGCTCTGACCAAAGAGTCGGGTTGCGGGCTATCATTGCGATTCACAACACAACGCTGGGACCTGCCTTAGGCGGCGCAAGAATGTGGATGTATCCTTCAGAGCAAGATGCTATTATTGATGCCCTCCGTTTAGCACGCGGTATGACCTATAAAGCGGCGGTTGCACGCCTCAATCTGGGTGGCGGCAAAGCGGTCATTATTGGTAATCCTGAACGCGATAAGTCTGAAGCCCTCTTTCGCACTTACGGTCGCTTTGTCGAAGGTCTGGCTGGGCGGTATATCACGGCAGAAGATGTAGGCACGAATGTGCGCGATATGGAATGGGTGCGAATGGAGACAAAGTATGTTACTGGTATTTCCCGTGCCTTAGGCGGCAGCGGCGATCCCTCACCTGTTACGGCGCTCGGCGTCTATATGGGAATGAAAGCCGCTTGCAAGGAGCGATATGGCAATGACAGCCTCAACCGCAAAAAAGTGATGGTGCAAGGTGCTGGGCAAGTAGCTTATCACCTCTGTGGGTACCTGCGTGCTGAAGGCGCTATTGTCTATATTAGCGACATCTACGAAGAAAAGGCTTACCGCATTGTGAATGAATACGGAGCGATTTATGTTAGACCAGAGAGCGTCTATGACCAAGAAGCACATATCTTTTGCCCAGCAGCATTAGGCGGAATTTTGAACGATGAAACGATTCCACGCCTTAAGGTCGATATCGTCGCTGGTCCGTCGAACAACCAGCTACGCGATGAAGTGGTGCACGAGCAAATGCTCATTGAGCGTGATATTCTCTATGTGCCAGATTTTGTCATTAATGCTGGCGGCTTGATTAATGTCGCCAATGAACTTGAGGGCTACAATCAAGAGCGTGCCCTTTCGCAAGCCCGAGAGATTTATGATGTGATTCGGGACATTCTCAAACTCGCCAAAGCGAACGATATTACGCCTAATGCCGCTGCGATTCAGTTAGCAGAAGAACGGCTACGGAAAATTGGACAGATTAAATCTATCTATGCTGGTGAGAGCGACTATGCGGGGCGTTTGGGTGAGATGCATGCTCGCCGATAAGTCCACTGTCAAGCAATTTGGGCAATGCGCTGCCGCCTGCAGTGCGATGCCACTTTGCGAATTTCTTTAACCCAAAATCTGTTTGAACTGCTGAAATATCTTTCATAACCCAATCGTTCTTTCTCTGATGATGAACCGCCGACAAGTTCGCGAGGTTGTGATGCAAATTCTCTATGCACGTGAGGTTCGCAAGGAAGACAACATCAGCAAAGTGGCAGAAGGACTCATTCCTGAAGAAATTCTCTCGCAAGAGAAAAGCAAATCCTTCGCTTATAAGTTGCTTAGTGATGTCGTTACAAACTTGCCGCTCATTGATTCTTACATCGCTAAGCATGCAGATAACTGGGAATTAGACCGTATGGCGATTATTGACAAAAACCTGATGCGTATGGCGATTGCTGAATTTCTATTCATGGAAGATGTTCCACCGAAAGTTTCCATTAACGAGGCTATTGAGATTGCCAAGAAGTATAGCACAGACAAGAGCAGCAAGTTTATCAATGGCATCTTAGATGCCACACTTAGCGAACTGAGGCAAACAGGCAAGCTGCATAAGTCAGGGCGAGGCTTGATTGACATTCCTGCTAAGCACCCTAAGACTGTCCCTGTCCCTACTTCAGCGCCTGAAAAACAAGCGGTTTCACCACCTACATCTTCTTCCCCCAAAGCATCACCTAAGGCGAACGTTG includes:
- a CDS encoding B12-binding domain-containing radical SAM protein, with amino-acid sequence MNGFVPAEQVTILPTAQKKPTRRKRWLLIQPKSRTNLMVDSGKVSIPLNLMMVGTLAQKHFDVEFVDERIGDKVPEDFSPYDVVAITARTLNVSKAYQIADAALAQGKRVILGGTHPTMLFDEAKHHATSVVFGEVESVWDELCRDVENDTMKPQYRAGAFKSMTEMERPDFNIVLRSPNSKNYSFRIPILATKGCPVGCNFCTTPTIYGKSFRTRDTQRVVDEIKFHQNRLGKKDIHISFMDDNISFRPAFMEELLNAMVGLGAKWNANISMNFLEDPKVAELAKEAGCELLNIGFESVTPETIKYVHKGSNRINRYDEVVANVHRQGIGIQGYFIFGFDTDTMASFQGTYDFIMRNRIEFPVFTIATPFPGTPWFEEMRPRIRHFNWDKYDTYHYIYKPAKMEQEEFLRAFIKIQQEVYSWKNIWYRMKGKPFNWVWMVNVAMHYFTRRLKPEMFL
- a CDS encoding SpoIIE family protein phosphatase; translated protein: MDNASRTYLPPTVFRLLLLLLAAVVVVGKTAEVMSIFTSPTDENLFQDTPEGVRIMHVTPGGVSDQAGIRVGDILTAINNQTFQNAREANAILKRTKPGDVLSYTIRRGSETLVLNVTIARVGIDWAILLSLLVMAMAVLVALFVGLLRPQLKGAQLLSLSLLLLSPVFVITGLGKGGLGGVLWWTGTFLAVPLSLHASLHYPAPKRQVAAQVRCVQAAYFISFSIWLALVLVRPSALVFIGVSSIYAASMAALAREIVVRHDAETQRFQQWIWRAFGLFALSYHIGWLLFVLFGREFLYVLLLSVAVPVAYFYSITKYRFFGITRIMKRGLTYNIALAALILLIAVLSLNTIAFLVSLHFEHQISVKFSPVSVKIFIDQQMPAGNKEGERFLYIAFGALLTVVCWLLLRQSKRMLDKWFYRQEYNYKRALTELSEILAEKITSEELAESLCKEIVKYMQLKGAAIFLLEKGRYRLAFAEGSCKSLTTRNISILNLHEFDLQFPQPISEFLSPDSPSALQLLQEADVQLLVPLLIKQKPVGMILLAEKRSEEIYKEDDVHFIDSLAKQAAVAFENARLNREASDKRRLKRELEFAQKVQQELLPRLSEDTPIAANLRIATAYFSVGEVGGDYYDVLYDKPTPSSEPESLMVLVGDVAGKGISAAMYMSRVQGIVRTLYHGGLRAPKALLEQLNTMLFSKDARRAFVTMICARFTPKAKTLDVARAGHLPMIWYSAHEKKVHVVKPSGIAIGLDSGKIFAHALQTETIHYDERDIFAFFSDGVTEARNKDGEEFGMERLMELIARHATHSASYLRATIESELIDFVGTSDRFDDITLLIIKAEPITTAPPLENSAHPSTSEPLPAQLSGLPND
- a CDS encoding glycosyltransferase family 9 protein, with protein sequence MTEPARILIIRLSSIGDIVLATPLVRQVRTRFPHATIDFLTKPAFAELLAHNSHLSHLFTTENFTSAYRYDLCIDLQNNWRSYRLRHRLASKTFVYRKQNWRKFLLVAFKWRWQLDTRPVPLRYLSACAPLGLVDDGKGCELFLSDAHRAFAQRSLAALPTLAVCYGAKHFTKRFPLEKLARVLNALQQAEPLLQVVLLGGREDAVLGQMLTQQLTPSPLVKNFSGQCSLLESAALIERADAVLTNDTGLMHIAAAFQKRLVVLFGSSVREFGFLPFRAPFELIENPVATCRPCSHIGRSHCPKGHFRCMKELDEQAIVAAVRRALGLGVPVA
- a CDS encoding metallophosphoesterase; protein product: MSESSPLFSFGIITDIQYANLETQGRLRFREVPEKLRAAVEYWNRQSLAFVVQLGDIVHGNGAETYGEFQLIASILERTDAPCFHLIGNHCLSVRLEDLLRRFQMNEPYYAFSHKGFRFIALYGMDISIESDGEAREKAREFLAQNPTMREWCGALSETQLTWLESEIRWAEMRGERIVFLCHFPVHWQTTDEGHGILWNYAEVQSLIFSSPNSAVWFNGHYHKGAETVERGVHFISLEALVEAPEGSNAFGIVEVYPDRLVLHGEGAMKSRMLCFSTPLARLSLTPDAPPQQ